The Streptomyces tendae DNA segment CATGAGACACGGTCCTCGATGACGGAGGAACTGCGGCTCGCGGTCGTGCTGGTGGGGCTCCACGGGGACACCGGGGATCTGCCGCTGCTGAGCGAGGTCCGGGACACGGACTTCGGCACGGCGTGCGGCCTAGGCGGTATGCCGGAACCGGGGGCGAGCGCGGTCGAGTTGCGACGGTGGGTGCGGGAGCTCGACGAGTCGATGTTCGGGACGGACCCGTCGGACGAGCCGGTCTCCACATGGACCGACCTGGCGCGGGACCAGGGGATGACGGAGCTCGCGCGGGTGACGCTGATCCGTGAACTCGACGGCATCATCATGGACCAGAGCAGACTCCGCCGCCCCGTGGCGCCCCGCGCCCTGGCCACGGTTCCGCTGAGAAGGCTCGCCCAGGACTTCGAGGAACTTGGCGACCTCCCCCAGGCGCTGCGCGCCCAGCGCCTGTACGCCGCTCCCCAGGAAAGGGCATAGGACCGGGCCTCGGCCTGGCGCACCCTCGCCCGCCTGGAGCGGGAGGCGGGCCGACTGCCGCAGGCGGTGGACAGCGTGGCCGCCGTGTGCGAGGCACTGACCACCCCGGGCGACGACTCACTGCGCCACTGGCACCGGGTCAACCTCGGCCGCTTCATCGCCGAGGAGCACTACCGGCTCACCCTCGCCCTGGCCGACGCGGGCCGCCTTGAGGAGGCCCGTGCCCTCCTCACCGCCGTCGATGCCGTACTGGGCGAGCTCTCGGACAACGCGGCCAAGCGCGTGCGCGAGCTGGCCGAGCGGGCCGCGGCACGAGTGCGGGAGGCCGACTGAGGACGCGTGCGGCCTTCCGCTGTGGCTGAGATGTGTACCGCCTGTACTGCCGCCGGAGAGCCAGGCGCCCGGTGTCGGATGAGCTGTGCGGGCTCGTCCCGCCCGTGACCGGCAGAGGAGCTCGGCATCACCGACGTCACTGCTTCCAGTCTTCAGCCGTGAACGGGCCGGTCGCGGGGGCCACGCATTTGTCGACGCCAGTCTCGTCGCCGGCCGCCGAGCCCTCCAGGCGGAGCCGTCCCCCTGGCACGGCCTGACGGAAGCAGCCCAGCGCGCGTCGCCCCCGGCGGGTGCCGATCACTGCACGGTGGTCCTGCGGCGGCCGGGTCTGGTGCTCGGTGGCGGACCGGCAGACATCGAGAACAGCGTCGTATGTGGTTCCGGCGGACAGGTGAAGACCCTTGACCGGATCTTTCCGTCGCAAGGTCGTTCCTGCCAAGGCCTTATGGCTACATGGGCTTGGCGGCGACAGGGACACAGCACAGCCCGGCGATCACAATCGGCTGCGACCGGTTATCGAGGGAGGCTCTTTGCGTTCCGCTCCGGGAATTCCAGTGGGGGTGCGCCATGAGCTGCGGAAAAAGGACGAAGGGCAGAGATATCCGCGGGCGTCTGTGCGCCTCCGGCTTGCGGTGATTCAGGCCTGACCGTACGTCACGAATGCACCAGCTTTTATGATTATCTACCCGACACCGTTACGCCATTTCGGGCATTACTCCCCGTGTGCTCTCATAGATATCACTATGGCACGGCCCTTCGGCGTTCCCCCCATCTCGAGTACCCGGGTCCTGAGATGAGGGACGAGGCCCCTGGCCCTCTGCCAGGAACGTCGAGAGGAGAAGCCGCATATGAGCGAGAAGAAGGGGTGGCGTACGTTCCGCGCGGGCTGCGTCATCGTGGCGGGTGTCATGACGGCCGCGTATTGGACGCTGCGCACCGTGCAGGCCGGAATCGACCTGTACGGGGCCGTCGGCCCCGGGGTGTGACGACCCAGGGAACCGGCGGTCCGCCGAAGCGGTGGGGTCCCGGACAGAAGGGATGCCGGAAGGGGCCCCGTCCGCGCAACGGTTGAACCGCCCGGCACTCTGCCCCCTTCGGTCAGGTCGTGTCCGGCGGATCGCGGGACCATCGGATCTGGCCGTGATCAACCTTCAGGTCCGAGGCGAGAACGGCACGATCGAGGCCCGCGCAAAGCACGGTGTTGTCCGGGGTCCTGAGCCGGCCGGCCTTGATCAGTCGACATCCAGGCAGCAGAGAACGCCGACGATAGGGACGGGACCCGCAGCCGCCGGTATGCCTCGTGGTCGGTTGCGCGTAGCGGTCCTTCCGGGTGGGGCGACGGAGCCGGCCGGCCCTGTGGCCGTCGATCACGGCACGGTGTGCCTGTATCTGGGGAAGGCGGCGTTTCATCCCGAGGGGTTCCGGCCTTCCGATCGTCGGATCCCAGGTCTCGTTGATGCCCGGGAGCCGTGGGCAGAGCCCGTTCGGCCATTCCCAACGCCCCTCCAGGTCGCCGTCGTAGCAGTGACCGGATGCGGCGGTTTCGAGTGCCAGGAGGACGTCTGTGGCGCCGACGAGTACCCGGCCCTTTCCGTGCGCGGGACCGGTTCCATCTGTGTCTCGAGCAAGGAGGGCCCCCGGCGGGGTTCGTGAAGTACCCGCAGGGCAAGGTGCCGCGGCAGTTCGACGACGAGTGGGACCTGTACGGGGACGCCCACACCCTCGACGAGGACGGCAAGGTTGTCGACGTCCCTGGCACGAACTGACCCGAACGACCCGCGTTCACGTACTTCTCCGCCCGGTCTCAGGCGCGTGGCGGTACGGGGCACATGCCTTCTGGCAGGGTGGTGAGGTAGCGGTGGCCGGTGTCGATCCGTTCGCCGTGGACGTGCGCGGCGGGGCCGATGCCGCACATGAGCGGGACCAGGTCGGCAGCAGCCAGGTCGGGACGGACGGCTCCGGCGTCACGATCCCGGTCCAGGAGCGTGGTGCCGGCGGTCCCGAGTGGCTTCTTGAGCGGCGTGGTGCGCGGTAGGGCGTCCTCGACCGCGGACGCGGCGGCGACCGGGCAGGTGAGTTGAGCTTCGACCATGCGAGACGGGAAGCCCGTCAGCGCCCGCCAGGGGCCGGTGTCCGCCAGTGCCTGCTCGCCGTGTGCGGCCAGGCCTTCCAGGCAGGGGAGTGGCGACGGTCTCCAGCAAGGCCTCGGGGGTGGCGAAGTGCCGATACGCCGTGGCACCCCGAGGCCGGGCCCGGCGTGCGCCGTCTTTGAGCTGCAGTGCGGTGCCCTGGTCGAACAGATCGCGGGCGACGGCGACGATCCGCTCCCAGTTGCGGGCGGCGTCCTTGCGCAGCTGTGGCGTCGTCATGAGGGGGCACGGAGTTGGGGACAGGGAGGGAGGAACGGGGCATCGGCCCGCAGCTAAGGTGACGAGAGTCACACGTGCCCGTGGTCCTCGCGTGAGGGACAGGGGCCTGCCCGAAGCCGCAGGGCGGCAAGTCAGCAGTTCGGGATGACCGCCCCGCCGTTGTCGCGCGCCTCGTCGTTCCCCCAGCGGGACAAGTAGTACGCCGAGACGTACGCCCCGCGGCCGTTCTTGCCCGCGTAGGTGACGTCGAGGTCCGTGCGCAGCCACCAGTGGTTGTAGGTGCCGTTCGCGCCGCGGATCTCCTGGCCCCACACCTTGCAGTACACGTAGTTGGTGCCCGCGTTCAGCACGCCCTGCGCGTCGGCGGTGTTCGGCTGGGCGTAGCCCGTGGCGTTGGCGAACGTGTCGACCCAGTACCGGCCGGTACCGCAGCCGTTGTCGCTCGTCAGGTGGTAACTGCCGTACGAGCCGGGGTAGGTGAGGGCCGACCCGTTGATGGTGATCCTCTGGCCGACGCCGTTGAGGAGCTGTTCGTAGTGGATGTGGGCGCCGGAGCTGTTGCCGGTGCTGCCGGTGGTGCCGATCTGCTGTCCCTGGCCGACGTAGGCGCCGCCGGCGACGGAGAAGGCGTTCAGGTGGAAGTAATACGTCTTCCAGCCGCCGCCGTGGTCGATCACGATGTAGTTGCCGGCGCCGTTCGCCTCGTAGTGCCGGGTGGCCGTGCCCGCCGCGGACGCGAGCACCGGGGCGCCGCTGGTCGCCCCGCCGTCACTGCGCACGAAGTCGAGCGCCTGCCGGACCTCGGCCGAGTGGTGGCTGTACGTCCATCTCTGGCCGCACGCGAAGGGCGCCTTGAACACCGGCGCCGCCTGCGCGGGTGTCGTCACGAGCAGACTGCCCATGAGCGCGACGAGGCCGACCAGGGCCATGCGTATCGATCGCAATGCTGTCTCCGAACTGCGACGTGCGTCGCGCGGCGATGTCAGCGGACACGGACGGCGACCAGGATGCCTCAGTTGATGCGTCCACGACAGGGGGCCCGTTCGCAGGGAGAGAGGCTGACGTGCCCTCACGGCCCGTCGCCGGCGATCTTCTCCGCGATGCGGCCGAGCGCCGTCAGTTCCTCGGGGGTGAGTCGGTCGACGAAGTGTCGTCGTACAGAGGCGAGGTGGGTCGGTGCCGCCTCGCGGAGGGTGTCCCAGCCCGTCTCGGTGAGGACCAGGATGCAGCCCCTGCCGTCGGTGGGGTCCGGTGCGCGGCGGATGAGGTCGCGCGCCTCCATGCGGGTGGCGTGCCGGGACAGCCGGCTGCGTGACCAGCACATCTTCGCGGCCTGCTCGCGCAACGTGCTGGTGCCGTCGGTGCGTTCGGACAACGTGCTGAGCACCTCGTAGTCCGGGTCGGACAGGCCGTGCGTGGCGAGGTCCTGCACGGTGCGCGACTGCACGGCGATCACCATGCGGCGGTACGCCCGCCAGGCGCGTTCCTCCTCGGCCGTGAGCCAGTGGACCTCGGCGTCCTTCTTGTTCGTTGACATGTAATTAATCTAGCGGCTAATTTCGTTTCCATGACAACGAAGCGTCTTCGTATCCTCGTCCTGACGTGCAGCACCCGGCCCGGCGCGCTCGGCCCCGCCGTCGGCGGATGGCTGACCGAAACCCTCACCCCGGTCGCCAAGGGGCTCGACGTGGACCTCGTGCCCGTGGCCATCGGCGACCTGGACCTGCCCTTCCTGGACGAGGAGGAGCACCCGTCGACCGGCGTCCACCACCACGAGCACACCCGCCGGTGGAGCCGGATCGTCGACGACGCGGACGGCTTCGTCTTCGTGACGCCGGAGTACAACTACGGCATGCCGGCCACCCTGAAGAACGCGCTCGACTACCTCGGCCCGGAGTGGGCCTGGAAGCCGGCCGGCTTCGTCAGCTACGGGCACACGTCGGCCGGCACCCGCGCCGTCCAGCACGCCAAGCAGGTCGTGACCACCTTGCGCCTGGTCCCGCTCGGCTCGACCGTCGCGATACGGATCGCGGACGCGATGCGGGAGGACCGCTTCCTCCCTGAGGCGCGCCACGCCGACGCAGCCGAAGGGCTGCTGGCAGAACTGGTGCGGGTCGCGCAGGCCCTGACCCCCCTGCGTGAGCGCGAACGCGCCGACGCCGTGGAGGGCCCGCTCCCCGGTTCGTACGCCCGGCCTCTCGATCCGGACGACGCCGGCGAGGTGACGGTGCTGCAGCGCTGCTGCTGGACGGAGGAGGCGCTGGCCAACGACACCCTCGCCATCCCCGCGCTGCACGAGACCCCCGAGGACGTGCGTACCTGGCTGGCCGACTGGGACACGACGGGACTGTGGCGGGACGGACGGCTGCTGGGGATGGTCCGTACCCGTCGTGCCGGCGGCGACCTGCACATCGGGCGACTCGCCGTCGCACCCGACCTGCGGGGGCTCGGCGTGGGCCGGTGGCTGCTGCGCCGGGCCGAGTCGGCGGCGGAGGGGTGCCGGCGCGTCGTCCTCTTCACCGGCGCCGCCAGCCACCGCAACCTCGCCCTCTACCGGCAGCAGGGCTACGTCGCACTCCCCGACGCACAGGAGGAGGGCGTGGTCAGCCTGGCCAAGGCCGTCGTCCCCGCCTGAGCACGGGCACAGCGAGTGCACGGGCGGGAGGCCGGGGCGGGGCGCCTGGGATGCCGTTCGGGCTCAGCCGTCCAGGCCCGCGCAGAGGCTGCTCACCTTCTCGTGGGCGGCCTTCGCTTCGGTGCCCTTGATGTCGAAGGTCTTCAGGCGCATCTCGATCTCCTGGAGCACCTCGCTCAGATCCTGGTAACCGTCGTCCAGCTCGGCAGCCGTACGGGCCAGATACGCGGCGCTCAGGGCGCGGTTGAAGTGGATCCAGGCGGTGTCCTCCTTGCCGCCGCTGTGCAGTGCGCCGAACTCCGGTACGCGCTGCCACGCCTGGCAGGCGCCCGCCGCATCGGCCGCCGCGTCGTCGACGCCGGTGCCTGAGGCCGCGCTGTCCGGGCCGGACCACAGGAGCCAGCCGATGCCCGCGCCGGCGACGACGCCGACGACGGCCGCCACCACCGGCACCATCCACCCGGAGGAGCCCCGGCGACCGGGAACCGGGACAGACGGAACGGAGGGCGGAGACGACGGGGGAGTGGGGGAGGCAGTCATCGCAACGGCTTCCTTCGCAGTGTGGCGGGCATGGGCGGACTTCCGGAGCAGGGAAGGCGGGCGGACAGTGCGGTCTTCTCGGTGGGTTCGGAACGGCGGTCGGACGTTCGGGACTTCGGTGGGGTCGGGCCGGCGGGCGGACAGGAGGCCGGGCAACCGGGCCCGTCTCACGCCCACGCAAGACGTGCCTCCCCCGCCCTCACCCGATCGAGCACTGCTTCACATCGAGCGGCGGTTCCACCGCCCCTGCCGGCCTGCTGCACAGGACCTCCGCCTTCGAGACCCCCTCCGGCGTTCTGCGGACCCGGGTGAGGGCGATGCTGTGGCCGTGGCGTTCGCCGTACAGCGGGGCGTCGGTGAAGTCGATCGTGCCCGTGGCCATCCCGTCGAGCTTGACTCCCCTGAGGTTGACCCAGGTCGCCGCGCGGCTCTGGCGTACGTCTCCGAGGCTGGCCGCCCAGTACAGCGCGCGGGTGGCGTCGTGAGCGAGGGCCGTCTGGCCGCTGGCGAAGTCCGGGGCGTCGTACGTCGCCTCGCCCTCCTGCAGCCAGGGGAGATGCTCGACCGCGTCCTGGTAGAAGGCGGTGCCCGCCGCCGCCTCCCGCAGCTCGGCCAGGGCCGCGTGGTAGAGCGTGATGCGCGGGGCCACGCCGTCCCGGCCGCCCGCACCGGAGAACTTGGCCTTGCTCAGATCGTCGCCGGTGAGGATGGACATGTCCCGGTTCGCGCAGCCGGGTTCGACGCCCAGCTGGGTCATCAGCGGGCCGATGTCCTCGACCCGTCCGGCGAAGTAGATCACCGACGGGACGTCCGCCCCGCGGCAGACGCTCTCCGCGTGCAGCCGGAGTTCGGGCTTGCCGTTCGTCACCCGGTAGGTCCGCGAAGGCAGCAGCCGGAAGCCCTCACGCCGCAGCATCTCCCCGCCGTACAGGGCCTGTTCGCTGGTGTAGCGGTCCTGCGACTCCTTCGTGTCGCGGGCCAGCACCAGAGCGTGCGGGGCCGCGCTCCGGCCACGCAGCTGCCGCGCCACGAGGCCCAGCGCCTTCGCCTGGTGCTCGTCGGGAGCCGCGAGGCTGAACCAGTTGGAGAACTCCTTCGGCAGATACGTCGCCGAGTTGGTGCCGGAGACGACGGGAAGCCCCGCCGCATGGAGCCGCCGCGCCACGTCCGGGCTGCTCTGCAGGTCACGGCCGAAGCCGACGACGCCGACGACGGTCGGGTCGTGCTCGGCGTACCGGGCGATCGCGTCGGCGGTGACACTCTGGTGCCCCATGTCCGCGCCTCCGTTGGCGAGCAGCACCCGTATCTTCACCCGGTAGTTCTCGTTGACGACACGCTGGGCGAGATGGACACCGGCCAGCTCCTCGGCGCCCTTGACCAGGGACGGATCCACCGCCGCCGAGCTCAGAGGGCCCGCGTACACCACCGTGACGTACGCGTCGGGATGGTCGCGGAGCACCTCGGCGTTCTCCGCGCGCACCAGCCTCTCCAGGTCGCGCAGCCGCCCGCCCTCCGAGTCGGACCCGCCCACGAGATGGGCGGCGAACCGTACGTCCCCGGTCGCTATGCCGACGCACTCCGTGCCGCCACCCGGCGCGGGACGCAGCTCGGTGTTCCGGTCGGCGGTCAGCAGGCCCGCGGAACAGTACGTCCGGTGCAGGTCGCGGGCGTGCACGACGCCGACGGTGGCGGCGAGGACCAGGACCAGGGCCAGGCTGTACGCCGACCACACGACCCGGGCCACGGGCGGCCGGTGCCGAGCCTTCACGCACCGCCAGTCCGTCTGACGGAGCTGGACGAGCTCGTCACGGGGGAGCGGGATCCTCAGGACCCATGGCAGCGCGTTGGTCCTGCTCGGCGACTGGTCGGCCCGGAGGTTCCCGGCCCACTCGTCGTACCAGTGCCGCAGCCGTTGCTGCAGCCGCGCGGGCCGGGACAGGGGCTCCGGCCGGTTGGCCGGCGGTCCGGTGTCCGTGCCCCGGTCGAGCAGCGCCGCGTCCTCCGCCGCCACTCCCGCCACGATCAGCAGCGGGTCCAGTTCACTGCGCCGGCTGCGCACGTCGCTGACCGCCCTGATCAGCTCGATGCCCCCGTTCTCCTGGCCCACGCGGCGCAGGAACAGCACCGGCGGCCGGGTCCGCTTCAGGCCGCGCAAGTCCCAGCTCGCACGCCGGTGGTTGTCCCGCAGGTCCTCGAACAGCGCCAGCACGTACAGCTGGAGGGGGAACGGGCCGCCCTCCCGCATGGCCTCGGCCACGTCGTGGGCGCGGGCCGCGATGGCCCGCCAGGAACGGACGGGCCGCAGCAGCCGCACGCTGGTCGACTGGCGGCGCGCGGCGGACTGGAGGAACGTCGTGGTCAGGAACCACCGGCTCTCCCTGCGCAGCCACAGGAACAGGGGCGCCCGCCCGGGCACGTGGTTCAGAGCGGCGAGCAGGATCATCAGCCCGATGCCGGCCAGCACGGCGACGTACCACTCGGGACGGGTGAGCAGGGAGGTGAGCGCGCCCAGCACACCCATGGGCAGGAACTGCTGCACGTCGGTGAGCAGCACCTGCCGGTTCGGGCGCGCGGGCCGGCGGGGACGCCAGCGCTGCCGGGCCAGGATGCGCAGCAGTTGCGCCTGTGCCTGCTCCCGCTGGGCGTTGCCGTCCGGGGTGCCCGCCGGCGCGGTCGGCCAGTGCTCACACATGTCCGGATCGTCGGTGGCGTCCTGAAGGGCGCGCACGAGTCCCAGACGGGGGAACGAGTAGGGCCGGTAGGCGGCGGAACGGTCGCCCCATTTCCGGCTGTCGCCGAGGTCGCGCAGCAGCCGCACCGCCTGGGCGGTGGGATCCAGCTCGTCCGGCTGCGGTTCGGTAGGAGCGACGGCCAAACGCGTACCGTGCTGCTGCTGGCCCTCGCGCAGTTCGTCGAAGAGTTCCGTCACGCGGTCGTCGTCGGCGGCGTCCTCCGCGTGCAGCACGATCACCGGCATCGGAGGGTCGCCGGCCCTGAAGTCCTGGATCAGCGACTCCAGTTGCCGCTGGACGTCGATCCCCGCCCCGGTGGACATGCCCGAGTGACCTCCCGGGCAGTCCTGAGGGAACATCTGATCCCGGCCGTGCATGGACACCCCCCGTTGTCGTACGACACACGTGTCACAAGCGCCTAGCGAGAATAACGCTTGCCTCTGACAACGGGCGTGGCTCAGCGGGCTGTTCTTCGCCGCCGTCCGCGTCGCCGATCAGCCCCCGCTCCTCCTGCGCTGCCGGGACTTGCGATGCTTGCGCACGTTGTTCTGCCGCTTCTGGCTCTCCTCGCGGCGCTGCGCCCGCTCGCGGGCCGCCCCGACGGCCGGCCGTACTGCGTAGCCCGAGCTCAGGAGCGCCACGGCGGGAAGCGCGGCCAGGGCCGGATTCACCCAGGCCGGCACCAGGTCGTGGCCCGCGTGGTACTTGTCGTGCAGCGGGAACCACCGC contains these protein-coding regions:
- a CDS encoding MarR family winged helix-turn-helix transcriptional regulator, producing MSTNKKDAEVHWLTAEEERAWRAYRRMVIAVQSRTVQDLATHGLSDPDYEVLSTLSERTDGTSTLREQAAKMCWSRSRLSRHATRMEARDLIRRAPDPTDGRGCILVLTETGWDTLREAAPTHLASVRRHFVDRLTPEELTALGRIAEKIAGDGP
- a CDS encoding M23 family metallopeptidase encodes the protein MALVGLVALMGSLLVTTPAQAAPVFKAPFACGQRWTYSHHSAEVRQALDFVRSDGGATSGAPVLASAAGTATRHYEANGAGNYIVIDHGGGWKTYYFHLNAFSVAGGAYVGQGQQIGTTGSTGNSSGAHIHYEQLLNGVGQRITINGSALTYPGSYGSYHLTSDNGCGTGRYWVDTFANATGYAQPNTADAQGVLNAGTNYVYCKVWGQEIRGANGTYNHWWLRTDLDVTYAGKNGRGAYVSAYYLSRWGNDEARDNGGAVIPNC
- a CDS encoding ABC transporter substrate-binding protein, with product MSTGAGIDVQRQLESLIQDFRAGDPPMPVIVLHAEDAADDDRVTELFDELREGQQQHGTRLAVAPTEPQPDELDPTAQAVRLLRDLGDSRKWGDRSAAYRPYSFPRLGLVRALQDATDDPDMCEHWPTAPAGTPDGNAQREQAQAQLLRILARQRWRPRRPARPNRQVLLTDVQQFLPMGVLGALTSLLTRPEWYVAVLAGIGLMILLAALNHVPGRAPLFLWLRRESRWFLTTTFLQSAARRQSTSVRLLRPVRSWRAIAARAHDVAEAMREGGPFPLQLYVLALFEDLRDNHRRASWDLRGLKRTRPPVLFLRRVGQENGGIELIRAVSDVRSRRSELDPLLIVAGVAAEDAALLDRGTDTGPPANRPEPLSRPARLQQRLRHWYDEWAGNLRADQSPSRTNALPWVLRIPLPRDELVQLRQTDWRCVKARHRPPVARVVWSAYSLALVLVLAATVGVVHARDLHRTYCSAGLLTADRNTELRPAPGGGTECVGIATGDVRFAAHLVGGSDSEGGRLRDLERLVRAENAEVLRDHPDAYVTVVYAGPLSSAAVDPSLVKGAEELAGVHLAQRVVNENYRVKIRVLLANGGADMGHQSVTADAIARYAEHDPTVVGVVGFGRDLQSSPDVARRLHAAGLPVVSGTNSATYLPKEFSNWFSLAAPDEHQAKALGLVARQLRGRSAAPHALVLARDTKESQDRYTSEQALYGGEMLRREGFRLLPSRTYRVTNGKPELRLHAESVCRGADVPSVIYFAGRVEDIGPLMTQLGVEPGCANRDMSILTGDDLSKAKFSGAGGRDGVAPRITLYHAALAELREAAAGTAFYQDAVEHLPWLQEGEATYDAPDFASGQTALAHDATRALYWAASLGDVRQSRAATWVNLRGVKLDGMATGTIDFTDAPLYGERHGHSIALTRVRRTPEGVSKAEVLCSRPAGAVEPPLDVKQCSIG
- a CDS encoding bifunctional NAD(P)H-dependent oxidoreductase/GNAT family N-acetyltransferase, with protein sequence MTTKRLRILVLTCSTRPGALGPAVGGWLTETLTPVAKGLDVDLVPVAIGDLDLPFLDEEEHPSTGVHHHEHTRRWSRIVDDADGFVFVTPEYNYGMPATLKNALDYLGPEWAWKPAGFVSYGHTSAGTRAVQHAKQVVTTLRLVPLGSTVAIRIADAMREDRFLPEARHADAAEGLLAELVRVAQALTPLRERERADAVEGPLPGSYARPLDPDDAGEVTVLQRCCWTEEALANDTLAIPALHETPEDVRTWLADWDTTGLWRDGRLLGMVRTRRAGGDLHIGRLAVAPDLRGLGVGRWLLRRAESAAEGCRRVVLFTGAASHRNLALYRQQGYVALPDAQEEGVVSLAKAVVPA